From Gottschalkiaceae bacterium SANA:
TTTTAACTTCACTCTCGCCATCATCATCTTGTATTTTTCCAATTTCCTTTATTGAATTCGACAAATGTTTTTGCAAGTGAGGGTGCAAATGTGCTTCTGGCTCTTCAATTCCAATAACTCTAAAAATCAATTCATTCTTATCGTCCATCTTCGAAGTCAGATGCGACAAAACAATTGATATATATAATAAATTATTCTTCCCTAATCCATTTCTCTCTATAGAAATAGGATCACGCCCATAAACCAAACTCAACTTCTTTAGTACCTCATTCACTTCTGGTGCTGAAAAACTGAAATTAATCACATCATCAGATTCTGGTCCTGATAGTAAAACCTTTTTCAAATATTCGGTTATGTCATTACTAATTTTCATTAATTTATCATTTTCCTGGATATTTGAATTAAGTGTTTCTAGTGTGCTTTTAATATCCGAGAAATCATTTTCGTAATTTTGCGTCAATATCCTGTATAACAACTTATAATCACTATTTGCGACTAGTTGCTTTTTGGCATCGCGTAGCGCATCAAGGACTTCGTATTTGAGCATTCTTAAGTAATATTGGTCACATTTGTTACTTTCATTATCTCCACCAAAAATTATGTATTCGTACTGTTCAATTGGAAAATCAACATAATCATGTGGCTTATATTCTCCATCTTTGAATTTTTCTTTTAATTTCTCTAATGATCCAATTTGTTCATTAATCCATTTAGCTTTATCAAATCTTGATCTAGGTCTAAACAAATATGTGATTTTCACTTTTGTTAAAGACTTTTCAAAAAACCAATCACCAACCGCAGCCAGTTGCTCTTCACTCATATTCTCCAATACTATTTCAACCTTCACCTCAGGAAAGGCAACGCCACTGAAATCTTCTATTCCTTTTGTCAAAGCACTAATATTCTTTTTGAAATCAAGCTTTGTTTTAAAGTTAATATCTTCAATATCAAGTGTACGCTTTTTAAACATCGTTATATCTTGACTTATAACCAATCCAATTGCCTCAATCAGATTTGATTTCCCTATATTATTTTCTCCAATAATTAAAGTTGCTGGTCTTAAAGGTATTTCAAACTCTTTAGCACCAAAATTCCTATAATTCTTGATTGTTAATTTTGAAATATGCATTATTTCGCCTACCCCTCAATTGTCGTTGTTCACTTAAACACTAGATAAATCATGTTTCATATTTTTAAAACATCTCCATCAAATACAATTTCTTCAATATACTCCTTGAATACATCTAGCAACCGATCTGCCGATTGTGGTGTGTATGATGGAGATTGAGAAATAAATACATAATCCGGCTTCGTTTCAAGGCGAAACTCCTTCTCAGTTAATTCATTCAATTTCACAGCCGTTTCAACTACTTTTGGTTTAATTTTGAATAAGCTCGGATAATCAAGAACTGATTGTTTCTCATACCCCTTTAATTCGATATACCCCGAAAAATCATTGAAGTCTTTCATGTATATTTGCATATAATCCATTTCCCAATTAGGATGCTGAACAAAACTTATTTCCTTAATCCATCTATTAGCAATAGCATATGTAAGGTAATTTCCCTCGTTTAATTTTGACGGGTAGGCTCGATCTCTAACTTCTCTATGCAATAAATCAAATACTACCTCAGTCCATGAAGAACTTCCCAACCCAAAATCGGAATGTGCATCGACGTGTATCACATCAAACGGAATTTTAAGATCTGCTTTTTGAACAAGTTCTCTCCATGCTAAATAACAACCATGATGTTTTTTTACCATACAACCTTTAGCACGACTATTTTTAGATAATTTACACTTCGATTCAAGAAAATCGCAAAATCTGTCTATGTCCCAAGAATAAATTTTCCCTTCTGACACTCTGAAATCAGCAGCATTATCAACTATACCTGATACGAAAAAGTCAAGGTCTAGATCAAGTACTATCATTTATTCCTCCAATTAGTTTGATTTCACTTAATTCTTCCAACTATTCTGATAAACCGAATTTATTACGTTTAGTTATTTTCTCAGTCAATCCTAACCAATCTTCTCTAATTGTTTAAAATTAATTATAGCTGCTTGCTGCAGCTTTAGATTTTGAATCAATGATAACAAGCATAGGTACATTATCATCAATTTCTGAACGTTTTTCGTGCTCAGCAATAATTTTCTTCAGCCGTCCAGAGTTTCCAATATCTACAAACACGAACATTTTTTGTTTCGTTCCTTCTGCAGCCGCATACTGTTCAAGCTGCACGGTATATCCATGTAAATACCGCCCACTTGAAGACAATTTTATTTCACCAACAGTAATATCACCGCCTCGACTTACCTTGAAATCCGCTGGGCCTCTTCCGGCATCGGGTTCAAAACTTATATCCAAATTGTTTGATCGAATATAATGCTTTGCACTGAGGTGTAATAAACGCTGGACAACTCTTTCTCGTTTAGACGATTCTGTCTCAAGAATCGTCTCCCAGCCCTTATTATTTTCAATCCAATCTTTGAAAATAATAAGCACATCCTCTGCTGCTTGAATAGAAGTTTTAGTCTCTATTTCTTCGACATAAAATGAGATGCCAGTCTTTTTCATTTGCTTAAACAGCATTTCAACAAAATAATCCAAATCATTGCTTAACTTCACAGGTGGTGCTGTCAGATTGCGATATGCTTCAATAACACGAGTGCACCTCTCTGGGTCTTTAAACACCTGTTCTTTTAAATAGTTTTTCTTCTGACCCGAAGCCCATTTATGCCACTCTTCGCCAACTGCCGCATTAACTTCTCGACGTATACTCTCGTTTTCACTAATCACTCGACCAATATCTTCCCAACATTTTGCAATCGGTAATTCTTGAAGTATATCAACTGGCAAAAGTAATATTTCACAATCTTTGTAAGGATTAATAACTATCTCATCTCTAAATTGGAGCTCTGGATATGAGTTGGGGTCAATATTCAATTCTTGGTTAATTCGTTTAGTAAATTGAACTATGTCTGGAAGAATGATAGTCGCCACCATATCACTTAGTCTATCGGGACCAATATTCTCTTCAAACAACCCAATAAGTTGAAATATTTCCGGTTGCTTTGAACCCTTTTTGATAATATCAAACGCATCATTCATAACCTGATTCCTAAGTTTTTTTCCAAATCCTGATCCATACTTTGATTCTGAGTACCCAAGATTTATACCATTTACTTCCGAAAAATCAAAAAGTCTGAATGCAGCTTTATAAAACTTATCACCCTTTTTATCTGAAGTTTCCAATAGAGTTGCAATACTACTAAAAAGGTTATTTATAGACGCATATGAATTTTTGAATTCAGGAACTTGTGTTTCTTTTAACCTCATTAAATTAATAAAAAAGTTACTGTCCGTATCAATAATTGAATCAAAAACGCCTTTGTCTACAAATTCATCCTCTACACTCAAATATTCAGATGCAAAAATAGCCATATTTTCATCTCTCCTCAGACAAGTAAATTCGTGAAATTTCTGTATCTCTCCCACATTTGTTCTAATCCAGTATCAATAATTATGGTATTCTTTGCTGCATTAAAGATTTCCACCATTGCCTCAATCTAAGTCAGGAAGAGTTTCATCATTTCTTTTTGCATTAGCATGCGCTAAAACTTTTCCGACCGCCGTTATCGTAAATGAACTTGGAATCTTGTTCCACCATTCTCTTACGATATTCAAGTAAGGGCGTTTTACCAACTCATCACAAAATCTTTTCTTAATGTCAGCCTTTAATGTTCCATTATTCTCATACATTTTATAAATCCGATGCAATTGCTGCTTTTGATTATCTGAAAGCTCAGCTTTTATTGGTATCTTTTTTCCCTCTAAGTTACAAAAATGAGTCCACGCAAGGCTATCAATGCTTTTTTCACTTGCAACTTCGAGCCTCACATATTCTTCATTCAACTCATGATTGCAAAGAATATTCTCTGGCAATGCAACCTCTTTAATCATTTCAATAACTTTCGTATAATCATCCGAATTTTTTTTGATTCCAACTGCACAAAAACCAGACAACTTCTCACTATAGAAATCTTCATACTTTTTTATAGAAACAAATGTAGATGGCCGAACGGCATCCAATATGTCTAAGTGGTCAAGCCACTCTCTATTTTCCGGCAACCTGTCATAGCATATTTTCTTGAATAATCCATCAAGAACATCGAGCCCGTCCGTAATACTTCCAGTAATAGGTTGATAAAATTGTACAGCAAATGCTACAGTCAATCCTAATAAAGCGTCATCCGAGATCTCGTCCACTATTTCAACTGCCTTACGAATTCCTACACGAGTTTTTCTATTATCCCCCTTCTGTATTCTTCTTAATAAGAGCTCCGACAATAATGAATAATCTGCCTCCCTATCAGTTGTAGCAGCGGTCTTATGCGCACTTGTTAATAGAAATTGAAAATCAGGATCAGCAAATGCATTCATTGCGCCATGAACTTTTCCCATTTTTGGAATCAGATCATTTTCAAAGTTCGTTACCCTTTGTGTTGCTAGGCTAAAGGCCTCATTAGTCAAATCTTTCTTAGCAACAGCGAACATCTCCATGAATATTTCTCGCGCCCGTTTTTCTTCTATACCATTATGGATGATGATGGATTGCGCTTGAATCTGTTGCGAGTTTTCACCAGCTTTTTGGACTTGCTTTTCACTTGCCATCATCAACCCTCCCAACTTGCACTTGAGAAGCATGCTCCCCAGCTTTTTGAACTTGCTTAATACTCGAACTAATTCTTCCTGAGTCAACAACAGCTTTTCCACTTCCAATCTCTATAGTTTGGCTCTGATTAGCATATTTCTCAGCATTTTGTACTTGTTTCGAACGACTTTTAATACCTATTCTATATCCCATCGTTCCTCCAACTATTGCGCCTATAAAAAGAGTCATTATTGCAGTTCCAATACCGTCAAAAATCCATTCCATAATCCTCTACGTCCTCCTATTTATAGTATCTCGCTATGTCGTTAACTATCGGCAATAACACTAGCCAACACTTCTATAGATATTCGAAGATTTCGATGCATCATCCTATGGCAATTCGCACATAGCAACACTATCTCTTCAACTCTTGTTTTATCCTCTTCTTTTAACTCAGAAATAGGAATCCTATGATGCCCTTCAATGATATATAACACTATCCCGCGCACGTCCCGAACACGAATCGTATTCACTCCACCGCGAGTTTGGCTTTAATGATGAAATATTCAATGTGTCCTCCTACATAATACTATTGTTCCCTGACCCATTCGCAAAATTCTAAAAATTTCCAAGTTGGATAGAGTTATAGAGACCAAATACTCCTAAGATCTTATAAAATCGAATTAATGCTTCCCTTGATAGCTAAACACTTCGATTGTACTTTATAATCGCTGACGCAACTATTCATTCTAATAATACGCTTCTTTCAATATATTGTCTATTTTTCAATAATAAGTTAAACAAAATAATTTCACTTGTTCTTTTCTTGATAATAGGGCATTTCACTTCTAATCTTTACAACATCCAAAACAGGTAAGCAATTCTGCAAGACTATGCATATAACCCGCGAGCGAGGCAAGATCGGATCACAAGATCAAAAAACTTCCGCGGGGTAGTTGTTCCAGCTCGTTAATATATTGATTCGCTCTTTGACAAAACATTTTTATACCCCCCCTATCGTAATTTGCGGGAGCATGAATGCAGGGCCACCTAACGGTCCCCCTTCGACCGTCTCTAGAGATTTGCCCCCCCTCCCCCTAATTGCATGTATGTATAAAACAAAGCTCCTTGAAGCCATATATGGCCCGTACACGCGTTCTAGTTGTCAATATGTGGTTATGTCACAGAAGATACTCAACGGGCTCAAATCGCATCCTGCGTCCACACTGCTGATATACAGCTATTCAGACAACAAAAAAGATCAGCGCATCGCTTACCCGGAAGTTATCCGGATCAACATGCTGCTGATCTTTACTCATTATTCCATTCTCAATTAGCCTTTGTGGGACCCTCATTTAACAATCAAAACAAGGAGATTTCACTTGGCGATTATCCCTCATAAATACAGATTCCACTCTAATAAATCCTTATATACAAAAAAGATGAAGTGCAACCTTCATCTTTTTTCAATGCATACTATTTTATTGCTATTTATTTTTAAGTCTATCCATAAAAAAATCCGGAAAATGACTATTTACAATTGCTAAATCATTTTTAATTCTTAGATAAACTAACGATCGTTTCGACGTGCGGGGTTGCAGCAAACATATCAACTGCGGTTGTCTTCTCAATCACATAACCCGCTGCCTGTAACTGCTTCAGGTTTTCAACAAGAGAGCTTGCCTTACAAGAAACATAGACAATTCTGGGGGAATTGAAAGCAATAATCTTTTCCAATGTTTTTTCCAAGACACCCATGCGCGGCGGGTCAAGAATAATGACATCTGGTGTAATTCCCTGGTCCGACAATTCGTCGACTTTTTCAAATACATCACCGGCAACAAAATGACAATTCGTCAGGCTATTCTTCTCTGCGTTGATCTTGGCTGCTTCTACCGCTTCCTCCACCAACTCAATTCCATAGACTTCCTTGGCCGTGCTGGCCATCAATTGACCAATGGTACCTGTTCCAGAAAAAAGATCAAATACGATTTGATCGTCAACATCACCTACATACTCGCGAACCGTGTTATAGAGAACCTCGGCTCCTGCTGAATTCGTTTGAAAGAATGAAAACGCCCCGATTTGAAAGGTTAAACCCAGAAGCTTCTCCACCAAGTAGTCTCTTCCATAAAGCAGATTCACCTTCTCCGGTATAACTACATCACCCAGCGTGTCATTCTCCGTGTGAAGGACTCCTACAAGGGTCTGTTCAAGCGGAAGGCTCTTCATTAACTCAAGGTACCCTTCTGTGTCAACTTCGCCCTGTGTGCTTGTAACGAGGTTTACCAAGATCTCCTTTGTAAACTCCGCTCGGCGTACCACCAAATACCTAAGAATTCCTTGATGACTTCTTCTGTGATAAAACGGTGTCCCATTCTTTCTGAAAAAATCCTGGGTAGCAGAAAGAATCATGCGGTAATCTTCATCAACGATCTGGCAATCTGTAACCGGCACAATTTCATAAAACCGTCCCCGCTCATGCATCCCAATAGTGAGGGGACCATCCTTCTCTTGATCGCCGAAGGTAAATTCCATTTTATTCCGATAAGCCGTTTGTTTTGGACTCGGATGCACACCTTCGAAGGTATCGTCTTCAACGCCTGCCGCTTTCAAAATTTTCAGCAGTTGCTTTTCTTTTAGTTGCAGCTGCTTGTCGTAAGGATAGTGCTGATATGCGCAGCCTCCGCAATCTGGGAAGTGCACGCACTGCGATGGAATTTGATCCGGTGCTTCCTCCAAAGTCTCAAGGACACGTCCCACAATCTTACTGCCCTTCTTCTTTACAATTCGAACATGAACCTTTTGTCCAGGTAAGGTGTTCTTCACAATAATCTTTTTATCTTCTGCATAGGCAATTCCCTTATTGGGAAAATCCACATTTTCTATGGTTAAGGCAAATTCTTGTCCTTTTTTCATTCTTATCACCACTCCTTTATTCTTCCCTATTGTATGAGGTGAAGCGATTTCCGTCAATAAAAAAAAGCCCATAAGGGCTTTAGAATCTTAAAACTGCTCGCACATGATTTTGTTGAATGCTCAATTCGTCAGCTAAGGCATTAACAATCATTAGCCCTCGACCGAATTCATCCATACTAGCAAAAGCTTGATTCGGCATTGATACATTCGAAAGGCCATTTCCTTCATCGGCCACTTGAATAACAAGAGATTGATTATGGATCTCGACATTCAAATGCACCCTTCGATGCAGTTCATTTTTATTCCCATGTTTGATCGCATTACTCATCAATTCATCCAAAACGAGCTTTGTATTAAACAAAATCGATGTGTCGTTAATATCCCCAGCAATAACATCTAAGATCTCATCACGGGTTTCTAACATAAGTTTAAAATCGCTTTGAATGTAATTACTATAGATCATCATCGATACCACCCAACATATAGTATGTTCCTTAGTCTTATGATACCCATTTTTTGCAGTTTAATCAAGAAATCTCTAAAGTTCCAATTATTTACACTTCCATTGTTTAGAATTTTCTGACTATTATTTTTTGAAAGTTTTTCCACTTTTGTATGATTAAGAACATAAAACCGGGGGTAGTATTGTATTGATAAACTAGTTCATAAAGGAGGAAGTTAACATGAAATGGGAATGTACAGTATGTGGCTGGATCTATGATCCTGCAGAGGGAGATCCAGACGGAGGCATTGCGCCTGGCACAAAATTCGAAGATATTCCAGATGAGTGGGTTTGCCCAGTCTGCGGTGTAGGAAAAGATGATTTCGAAAAAATTGAAGAGTAAAAGCAAAGCCAGGAGAATTTACTCCTGGCTTTCTGTTTCTTCCTCTTCTTCTACATAAACCTCATCAAGTTTTTGTTGAATTACCTGCAGCAACTCTTCTCGACCCTGTCTCGATTCTGACGAAAATGGAATCAGCAATTCCTTTTCTGCCGGCATCATTAAGGTTTTACGGATGACCGCCATTTGCTTATTCTGCGCAGATCTTGACAACTTGTCCGCTTTATTCGCAACTACAATCCCGCGAAATCCCATCTCCAAAACCATTTTGTACATGGCCTGATCCTCCGGCGAAGGCTTGTGGCGGATATCAACAATCACAACAATTTCTTCCAAACAAACGCGCTGAGTGAAATAGGTATCCATCATTTTCTGCCACGTCTTGCGGGATGATTTCGATACCCGAGCAAATCCATATCCCGGCAAATCGACAATACGAAATTCCTCGTTGATTTTGTAAAAATTCAATGTTTGGGTTTTCCCTGGCTGTCCAGAAGTCCGTGCCAGATTCTTTCGGTTAGTCAAACAATTAATTGTTGAAGATTTCCCCACGTTAGATCGGCCTGCAAAGGCAATCTCGGGGAGCAACTCTTGGGGATAATGCTCTGCCCAAGCTGCTAGTGTTTCAATGTCAGCTGATTTTATAATCATGCTAGCTCCTTTCAAAAAACACGGCAGGCTTTCGCCTGCCGGTCTTTATACCAATGCGTGCTTCAATACCTCATCCATAGTCTTGGCAAAAATAAACTTCATTTGCTCACGAACCTTTTCTGGTATCTTTTCCACATCTTTTTTATTATCAAATGGAATAATCAAGGTACGAATACCCGCTCGATGTGCGGCCAATGTTTTCTCTTTCAAGCCGCCAATCGGCAAGACGCGTCCTCGAAGTGTAACCTCGCCTGTCATGGCAATATCGCCTCGAACCGGTCTTTTGCACAATGCTGAGGTGACTGCTGTTACCATGGTGATTCCTGCAGAAGGACCATCCTTAGGCGTTGCCCCCTCAGGAATATGAATATGCACATCATACTTCTCATGGAAGTCAGGCTCCAAGCAAATGGTATCCGCTATGGTTCGAATATAACTCATCCCCGTCAATGCAGATTCCTTCATCACATCGCCAAGCTTACCTGTTAATTGGATTTTCCCCTTGCCTGGCATAACAGAAACCTCGATAAACAAGGTTACTCCACCTACAGAAGTCCATGCCAAACC
This genomic window contains:
- the yihA gene encoding ribosome biogenesis GTP-binding protein YihA/YsxC, producing MIIKSADIETLAAWAEHYPQELLPEIAFAGRSNVGKSSTINCLTNRKNLARTSGQPGKTQTLNFYKINEEFRIVDLPGYGFARVSKSSRKTWQKMMDTYFTQRVCLEEIVVIVDIRHKPSPEDQAMYKMVLEMGFRGIVVANKADKLSRSAQNKQMAVIRKTLMMPAEKELLIPFSSESRQGREELLQVIQQKLDEVYVEEEEETESQE
- the rlmD_2 gene encoding 23S rRNA (uracil(1939)-C(5))-methyltransferase RlmD — encoded protein: MKKGQEFALTIENVDFPNKGIAYAEDKKIIVKNTLPGQKVHVRIVKKKGSKIVGRVLETLEEAPDQIPSQCVHFPDCGGCAYQHYPYDKQLQLKEKQLLKILKAAGVEDDTFEGVHPSPKQTAYRNKMEFTFGDQEKDGPLTIGMHERGRFYEIVPVTDCQIVDEDYRMILSATQDFFRKNGTPFYHRRSHQGILRYLVVRRAEFTKEILVNLVTSTQGEVDTEGYLELMKSLPLEQTLVGVLHTENDTLGDVVIPEKVNLLYGRDYLVEKLLGLTFQIGAFSFFQTNSAGAEVLYNTVREYVGDVDDQIVFDLFSGTGTIGQLMASTAKEVYGIELVEEAVEAAKINAEKNSLTNCHFVAGDVFEKVDELSDQGITPDVIILDPPRMGVLEKTLEKIIAFNSPRIVYVSCKASSLVENLKQLQAAGYVIEKTTAVDMFAATPHVETIVSLSKN
- a CDS encoding AAA family ATPase; amino-acid sequence: MHISKLTIKNYRNFGAKEFEIPLRPATLIIGENNIGKSNLIEAIGLVISQDITMFKKRTLDIEDINFKTKLDFKKNISALTKGIEDFSGVAFPEVKVEIVLENMSEEQLAAVGDWFFEKSLTKVKITYLFRPRSRFDKAKWINEQIGSLEKLKEKFKDGEYKPHDYVDFPIEQYEYIIFGGDNESNKCDQYYLRMLKYEVLDALRDAKKQLVANSDYKLLYRILTQNYENDFSDIKSTLETLNSNIQENDKLMKISNDITEYLKKVLLSGPESDDVINFSFSAPEVNEVLKKLSLVYGRDPISIERNGLGKNNLLYISIVLSHLTSKMDDKNELIFRVIGIEEPEAHLHPHLQKHLSNSIKEIGKIQDDDGESEVKTQLLMTSHSTHIATSVNIEDIVILYRDNSALEYHYITTGFGEKVKDLKHLMYLKKYLDATNSCMFYARRIILVEGISEQILVPALFNMHTGKTLESMGISIINVNGVAFKHFLEVVKNGYFIKCGVITDKDAGKITENRAPKLREEYDDCKVIKVEFNDNTFEKAILEANKTEKERTVLLDTYKLVRPNLAKLKTKGWTKEIIIDDYFADIEEHKSDFAFYLEEQLVNEGKSIKIPEYIKSIFNFVKE
- a CDS encoding rubredoxin; this encodes MKWECTVCGWIYDPAEGDPDGGIAPGTKFEDIPDEWVCPVCGVGKDDFEKIEE